The Daucus carota subsp. sativus chromosome 9, DH1 v3.0, whole genome shotgun sequence genome window below encodes:
- the LOC108203175 gene encoding serine/threonine-protein phosphatase PP1 isozyme 3, which produces MVVMDSLVLDDIINRLLQVRGRAGKQVLLKESEIKQLCFYSKDLFLKQPTLLELEAPIKICGDIHGQYSDLLRLFEFGGFPPKSKYLFLGDYVDRGKQGLETICLLLALKIKYPKNIFLLRGNHECASVNRIYGFYDECKRRFNVKTWKLFTDCFNCLPVAALIDERILCMHGGLSPELNSLDQIRNLKRPVDVPESGLLCDLLWSDPSRNIKGWGANDRGVSYTFGADKVTEFLQKHDLDLICRAHQVVEDGYEFFADRQLVTIFSAPNYCGEFDNAGVLMSVDDTLLCSFQVLKPEDKNPKLVLGSLSTLRGNPFTKTKSFVGASM; this is translated from the exons ATGGTTGTGATGGATTCATTGGTTCTTGATGATATAATCAACAGATTGTTACAAGTTAGGGGGAGAGCAGGGAAACAAGTGCTGCTGAAAGAGTCAGAGATCAAACAGCTTTGCTTTTATTCGAAAGATTTGTTCTTGAAGCAGCCCACTCTTTTGGAACTTGAGGCACCTATTAAAATTTGCG GAGATATTCATGGTCAATATTCTGATTTATTGAGGCTTTTTGAGTTTGGTGGCTTCCCTCCAAAatccaaatatttatttttgggcGACTATGTTGATCGCGGAAAGCAAGGTCTGGAAACCATATGCCTTCTCCTTGCATTGAAGATAAAGTATCCCAAGAACATTTTCCTTCTGCGAGGCAATCATGAATGTGCTTCTGTCAATCGCATATATGGATTTTATGATGAGTGTAAGCGAAGATTCAATGTCAAGACATGGAAATTATTTACGGACTGTTTTAATTGCCTTCCTGTGGCAGCCCTCATTGATGAGAGGATACTTTGTATGCATGGAGGTCTTTCACCCGAGTTAAACAGTTTAGATCAAATTAGGAATTTAAAGCGTCCAGTTGATGTTCCAGAGAGTGGCTTACTCTGTGATCTACTGTGGTCAGATCCTAGCAGAAATATTAAAGGGTGGGGAGCCAATGATAGGGGAGTATCCTACACCTTTGGTGCCGATAAGGTCACTGAGTTTCTTCAGAAGCATGATCTTGACCTTATCTGCCGTGCTCACCAG GTAGTCGAAGATGGATACGAGTTCTTTGCAGATAGACAACTTGTAACAATATTCTCAGCCCCTAACTACTGTGGAGAATTTGACAATGCCGGTGTCCTAATGAGCGTGGACGACACTTTGTTGTGCTCATTCCAAGTCCTGAAGCCTGAAGACAAGAATCCGAAGTTAGTGTTGGGGAGCTTAAGCACATTGCGAGGAAACCCTTTCACAAAAACAAAG TCATTCGTTGGAGCAAGTATGTGA
- the LOC108200980 gene encoding low affinity inorganic phosphate transporter 1 has translation MVRQQLEVLNALDVAKTQLYHFTAIVIAGMGFFTDAYDLFSISMVTKLLGRLYYHKVGAPKPGVLPPGVSSSVTGVALVGTLVGQLFFGWLGDKMGRKKVYGLTLLVMVVCSVASGLSFGSSPKGVMTTLCFFRFWLGFGIGGDYPLSATIMSEYANKKTRGAFIAAVFAMQGFGIMAGGIVGVIVSAAFDHAYPAPTYEVNALASTVPESDYIWRIILMFGALPAALTYYWRMKMPETARYTALVAKNAKQAATDMAKVLQVEIEPEEAKVAQIAQDTRNSFGLFSKQFAKRHGLHLLGTCSTWFLLDIAFYSQNLFQKDVFTAVGWIPPAKTMNAVQEVYRIAKAQTIIALCSTVPGYWFTVAFIDIMGRFAIQLMGFFFMTVFMFALAIPYDHWTEKSNRIGFIIMYSLTFFFANFGPNATTFVVPAEIFPARLRSTCHGISAAAGKAGAIVGAYGFLYSSQSKDPEKTDAGYPTGIGVKNSLIVLGVVNFLGMAFTFLVPEPKGKSLEELSGENEEDDDVPAAAPSRTVPV, from the coding sequence ATGGTTCGCCAGCAGCTGGAAGTGCTTAACGCACTTGATGTTGCCAAGACTCAACTCTACCATTTCACCGCAATTGTCATAGCCGGAATGGGCTTCTTCACTGACGCCTATGATCTCTTCAGCATTTCCATGGTCACCAAGTTACTCGGACGCCTCTACTACCACAAAGTAGGCGCTCCGAAGCCCGGTGTCCTGCCTCCGGGCGTCTCCTCTTCAGTCACCGGGGTCGCCCTTGTCGGAACCCTAGTAGGCCAACTCTTCTTCGGGTGGCTAGGCGACAAAATGGGCCGTAAAAAAGTCTACGGTCTTACTCTTCTTGTCATGGTTGTTTGCTCAGTTGCCTCGGGGCTTTCCTTCGGGAGTAGTCCCAAAGGTGTCATGACAACTCTTTGTTTCTTTAGGTTTTGGCTAGGGTTTGGCATTGGCGGAGATTACCCTCTTTCCGCTACAATTATGTCGGAATACGCTAATAAAAAGACACGTGGCGCGTTCATTGCGGCTGTTTTCGCGATGCAAGGGTTTGGAATAATGGCGGGTGGAATTGTGGGAGTGATTGTTTCGGCCGCTTTCGATCATGCTTACCCTGCACCAACTTACGAAGTAAATGCACTAGCTTCGACAGTGCCCGAATCTGATTATATTTGGCGGATTATATTAATGTTCGGTGCTTTACCAGCCGCATTGACGTACTATTGGCGAATGAAAATGCCCGAAACTGCCCGTTACACCGCGCTTGTCGCGAAAAATGCTAAACAAGCAGCTACAGACATGGCGAAAGTGTTGCAAGTCGAGATCGAGCCCGAGGAGGCGAAAGTAGCCCAAATTGCGCAAGACACTCGAAACTCTTTCGGATTGTTTTCAAAACAATTCGCGAAACGCCATGGCCTTCACTTACTCGGGACATGCTCCACGTGGTTCTTACTCGACATCGCGTTCTACAGCCAAAACCTCTTCCAGAAAGACGTTTTCACAGCCGTCGGATGGATCCCGCCAGCAAAAACAATGAACGCCGTCCAGGAAGTGTACAGAATTGCCAAAGCGCAGACCATAATTGCGTTATGCAGTACCGTTCCTGGATACTGGTTCACCGTGGCATTTATCGATATCATGGGGAGATTCGCAATTCAATTGATGGGATTCTTTTTCATGACGGTCTTCATGTTTGCGCTAGCCATTCCCTACGATCACTGGACCGAAAAGTCGAACCGCATAGGGTTTATCATAATgtattcacttactttctttttcGCGAATTTTGGGCCTAATGCAACAACATTTGTTGTACCCGCGGAGATTTTTCCCGCCAGATTGAGATCGACATGTCACGGAATTTCTGCTGCAGCGGGTAAAGCCGGGGCAATCGTCGGAGCTTACGGTTTTCTTTATTCGTCACAAAGTAAAGATCCGGAAAAAACCGATGCAGGGTACCCTACGGGAATCGGGGTGAAGAATTCGCTTATTGTTCTCGGCGTTGTTAATTTTCTGGGAATGGCGTTTACGTTTTTAGTTCCCGAACCGAAAGGTAAATCACTGGAGGAATTGTCGGGGGAGAATGAAGAAGATGACGATGTTCCAGCAGCAGCTCCTTCTCGCACAGTCCCCGTGTGA
- the LOC108202760 gene encoding low affinity inorganic phosphate transporter 1 isoform X1: MLHSSTPYIPSSILVLLVSYNTSFHTHLCLCIHSLPHNSCVFTKCLRLSKAMARDELKVLNALDVAKTQLYHFTAIVIAGMGFFTDAYDLFCISLVTKLLGRIYYHVDGDLKPGTLPPGVAASVNGVAFVGTIAGQLFFGWLGDKMGRKRVYGMTLMIMVICSIASGLSFSDKPKSVMATLCFFRFWLGFGIGGDYPLSATIMSEYANKKTRGAFIAAVFAMQGFGILAGGIFAIIVSASFQSSFPAPTYEENPLASTVKQADYVWRIILMFGAIPAGMTYYWRMKMPETARYTALVAKNAKQAATDMSKVLQMEIDAEPEKVDEVTKKQFGLFSREFARRHGLHLLGTTSTWFLLDIAFYSSNLFQKDIFTNVGWLPPAKTMNAIHEVYKIARAQTLIALFSTVPGYWFTVAFIDKIGRFKIQLMGFFFMTVFMFSLAIPYDHWSQKGNRIGFVVLYSLTFFFSNFGPNATTFVVPAEIFPARLRSTCHGISAASGKAGAMVGAFGFLYASQSQDKTKTDKGYPAGIGMKNSLIVLGVVNALGLLFTFLVPESNGKSLEELSQENVEEEEPESRPQHSRTVPV; encoded by the exons ATGCTCCACTCCTCTACTCCTTACATTCCATCCTCCATACTAGTACTCCTAGTCTCCTACAACACCTCTTTCCATACACATTTATGTTTGTGTATTCACTCTCTTCCTCATAACAGTTGTGTATTCACCAAG TGTTTGAGGCTCTCAAAAGCAATGGCAAGAGATGAATTGAAAGTGCTTAATGCACTTGATGTGGCTAAAACACAATTGTATCACTTCACTGCAATTGTTATTGCTGGAATGGGATTTTTCACTGATGCATATGACTTGTTCTGCATCTCCCTTGTCACTAAGTTGCTAGGCCGAATTTACTACCACGTCGATGGAGATCTCAAGCCCGGAACGCTGCCTCCTGGTGTCGCGGCTTCAGTTAATGGTGTCGCGTTTGTTGGCACCATTGCAGGCCAGCTGTTTTTCGGATGGCTTGGAGACAAAATGGGGAGGAAAAGAGTCTATGGAATGACACTGATGATAATGGTCATTTGCTCAATTGCTTCTGGCCTTTCTTTTAGTGACAAACCGAAATCTGTTATGGCTACATTGTGTTTCTTCAGGTTTTGGTTAGGCTTTGGCATTGGTGGTGATTACCCTCTTTCTGCTACAATCATGTCTGAGTATGCTAACAAGAAGACGCGTGGAGCGTTTATTGCAGCTGTCTTTGCGATGCAGGGATTTGGGATTCTGGCAGGAGGTATTTTTGCAATTATTGTGTCTGCGTCGTTTCAGTCTAGTTTCCCAGCTCCAACATATGAAGAGAATCCTCTGGCCTCTACTGTTAAGCAAGCGGATTATGTGTGGAGGATTATTCTAATGTTTGGCGCTATTCCTGCTGGCATGACATACTATTGGCGCAtgaaaatgcctgaaactgcaCGTTACACGGCTCTAGTGGCGAAAAATGCAAAACAGGCTGCTACTGATATGTCCAAAGTGTTGCAGATGGAGATCGATGCAGAACCAGAGAAAGTTGATGAGGTAACCAAGAAACAATTTGGTTTGTTTAGCAGAGAATTTGCTAGACGCCATGGCCTTCATTTGCTTGGGACTACCAGTACATGGTTCTTGTTGGACATTGCTTTCTATAGTTCCAATCTTTTCCAGAAGGACATTTTCACCAATGTAGGATGGCTTCCTCCGGCCAAAACCATGAACGCGATTCATGAGGTTTACAAAATTGCAAGGGCTCAGACTCTTATTGCTCTCTTCAGCACTGTCCCTGGTTACTGGTTTACAGTGGCATTTATTGATAAGATAGGAAGATTCAAGATTCAGTTAATGGGCTTCTTCTTCATGACTGtgttcatgttttcattagCTATTCCATATGATCACTGGAGTCAAAAAGGAAACCGAATTGGATTTGTGGTGCTGTACTCACTGACCTTTTTCTTCTCAAATTTTGGTCCTAATGCAACCACGTTTGTCGTTCCAGCTGAGATTTTCCCTGCACGACTGCGGTCTACTTGCCATGGTATATCAGCAGCATCTGGAAAAGCGGGGGCAATGGTAGGGGCATTCGGGTTTCTGTATGCATCTCAGAGCCAGGACAAGACCAAGACAGACAAAGGATATCCAGCAGGTATTGGAATGAAGAACTCCCTTATAGTTCTTGGTGTTGTCAATGCACTCGGCCTGTTGTTCACATTCTTGGTGCCCGAATCCAATGGAAAATCTTTGGAAGAACTGTCTCAAGAAAATGTAGAAGAAGAGGAGCCGGAGTCAAGGCCACAGCATAGCAGGACTGTCCCAGTTTAA
- the LOC108202760 gene encoding low affinity inorganic phosphate transporter 1 isoform X2, with the protein MARDELKVLNALDVAKTQLYHFTAIVIAGMGFFTDAYDLFCISLVTKLLGRIYYHVDGDLKPGTLPPGVAASVNGVAFVGTIAGQLFFGWLGDKMGRKRVYGMTLMIMVICSIASGLSFSDKPKSVMATLCFFRFWLGFGIGGDYPLSATIMSEYANKKTRGAFIAAVFAMQGFGILAGGIFAIIVSASFQSSFPAPTYEENPLASTVKQADYVWRIILMFGAIPAGMTYYWRMKMPETARYTALVAKNAKQAATDMSKVLQMEIDAEPEKVDEVTKKQFGLFSREFARRHGLHLLGTTSTWFLLDIAFYSSNLFQKDIFTNVGWLPPAKTMNAIHEVYKIARAQTLIALFSTVPGYWFTVAFIDKIGRFKIQLMGFFFMTVFMFSLAIPYDHWSQKGNRIGFVVLYSLTFFFSNFGPNATTFVVPAEIFPARLRSTCHGISAASGKAGAMVGAFGFLYASQSQDKTKTDKGYPAGIGMKNSLIVLGVVNALGLLFTFLVPESNGKSLEELSQENVEEEEPESRPQHSRTVPV; encoded by the coding sequence ATGGCAAGAGATGAATTGAAAGTGCTTAATGCACTTGATGTGGCTAAAACACAATTGTATCACTTCACTGCAATTGTTATTGCTGGAATGGGATTTTTCACTGATGCATATGACTTGTTCTGCATCTCCCTTGTCACTAAGTTGCTAGGCCGAATTTACTACCACGTCGATGGAGATCTCAAGCCCGGAACGCTGCCTCCTGGTGTCGCGGCTTCAGTTAATGGTGTCGCGTTTGTTGGCACCATTGCAGGCCAGCTGTTTTTCGGATGGCTTGGAGACAAAATGGGGAGGAAAAGAGTCTATGGAATGACACTGATGATAATGGTCATTTGCTCAATTGCTTCTGGCCTTTCTTTTAGTGACAAACCGAAATCTGTTATGGCTACATTGTGTTTCTTCAGGTTTTGGTTAGGCTTTGGCATTGGTGGTGATTACCCTCTTTCTGCTACAATCATGTCTGAGTATGCTAACAAGAAGACGCGTGGAGCGTTTATTGCAGCTGTCTTTGCGATGCAGGGATTTGGGATTCTGGCAGGAGGTATTTTTGCAATTATTGTGTCTGCGTCGTTTCAGTCTAGTTTCCCAGCTCCAACATATGAAGAGAATCCTCTGGCCTCTACTGTTAAGCAAGCGGATTATGTGTGGAGGATTATTCTAATGTTTGGCGCTATTCCTGCTGGCATGACATACTATTGGCGCAtgaaaatgcctgaaactgcaCGTTACACGGCTCTAGTGGCGAAAAATGCAAAACAGGCTGCTACTGATATGTCCAAAGTGTTGCAGATGGAGATCGATGCAGAACCAGAGAAAGTTGATGAGGTAACCAAGAAACAATTTGGTTTGTTTAGCAGAGAATTTGCTAGACGCCATGGCCTTCATTTGCTTGGGACTACCAGTACATGGTTCTTGTTGGACATTGCTTTCTATAGTTCCAATCTTTTCCAGAAGGACATTTTCACCAATGTAGGATGGCTTCCTCCGGCCAAAACCATGAACGCGATTCATGAGGTTTACAAAATTGCAAGGGCTCAGACTCTTATTGCTCTCTTCAGCACTGTCCCTGGTTACTGGTTTACAGTGGCATTTATTGATAAGATAGGAAGATTCAAGATTCAGTTAATGGGCTTCTTCTTCATGACTGtgttcatgttttcattagCTATTCCATATGATCACTGGAGTCAAAAAGGAAACCGAATTGGATTTGTGGTGCTGTACTCACTGACCTTTTTCTTCTCAAATTTTGGTCCTAATGCAACCACGTTTGTCGTTCCAGCTGAGATTTTCCCTGCACGACTGCGGTCTACTTGCCATGGTATATCAGCAGCATCTGGAAAAGCGGGGGCAATGGTAGGGGCATTCGGGTTTCTGTATGCATCTCAGAGCCAGGACAAGACCAAGACAGACAAAGGATATCCAGCAGGTATTGGAATGAAGAACTCCCTTATAGTTCTTGGTGTTGTCAATGCACTCGGCCTGTTGTTCACATTCTTGGTGCCCGAATCCAATGGAAAATCTTTGGAAGAACTGTCTCAAGAAAATGTAGAAGAAGAGGAGCCGGAGTCAAGGCCACAGCATAGCAGGACTGTCCCAGTTTAA
- the LOC108202759 gene encoding DEAD-box ATP-dependent RNA helicase 21 yields the protein MAILDDQGILIKPVFRTKLERGVHDDDHNKIRKRMLDSDVPDELHCVRKKSRSENCEKDLNGIREQYGFGSNKPKRRVKKPRERFGDWDDCEDTSRNIDPWYQNRHEARPLYGRGLLAGIDRREQKEAAKKEIRDAIRRREGMVEKPEMGNAGHQLKRKGDFDCFYDEFDMRVDRHWSDKRRGEMTDRDWRIFREDFGISYKGGSRNTQPMRSWDESKLSNELLKAVKRVGYKTPSPIQMAAIPLGLQQRDVIGVAETGSGKTAAFVIPMLAYIARLPPISEENEAEGPYAVVMAPTRELAQQIEHETVKLAHFLGIRVVSVVGGQSIEEQAFKIRQGCEVVIGTPGRLIDCLERRYIVLNQCNYVVLDEADRMIDMGFEPQVVGVLDAMPSTNFKPRNEDEELDEKKIYRTTYMFSATMPPVVERLAKKYLRNPVVVTVGTTGKATNLITQHVIMVKESEKMSRLHKVLDELGDKTAIVFVNARTSADTLFRALDKAHYRVTTIHGGKLQEKRDISLESFRTKKYNVMVATDVVGRGIDIPDVAHVINYDMPDNIQKYTHRIGRTGRAGKTGTATTFLTIHDTDVFYDLKQMLIQSNSPVPPELSRHEASKFKPGSVPHKPLRRNDRVFAH from the coding sequence ATGGCTATTTTAGATGATCAAGGGATTCTCATTAAACCCGTGTTTCGCACAAAACTTGAGCGTGGTGTTCATGACGATGACCATAACAAAATTCGGAAGAGAATGCTTGATAGTGATGTTCCAGATGAACTACATTGTGTTCGAAAGAAGTCCCGGTCGGAAAATTGTGAAAAAGACTTGAATGGCATAAGAGAACAATATGGTTTTGGTTCAAATAAGCCCAAGAGGAGGGTCAAGAAGCCGAGGGAGAGGTTTGGTGATTGGGATGATTGTGAGGATACTTCTAGAAACATTGATCCTTGGTACCAGAATCGCCATGAGGCAAGGCCTTTATATGGTCGTGGTTTACTTGCTGGGATTGATCGTCGAGAGCAGAAAGAAGCTGCCAAGAAGGAGATAAGGGACGCGATTAGGAGGCGTGAAGGTATGGTGGAAAAGCCTGAGATGGGTAATGCAGGACATCAGCTTAAGAGGAAAGGTGATTTTGATTGTTTTTATGATGAATTTGACATGAGGGTGGACCGACATTGGTCGGATAAGAGGCGGGGAGAGATGACTGATAGAGACTGGAGGATCTTTAGAGAAGATTTTGGTATTTCTTATAAGGGTGGTTCTAGAAATACTCAGCCAATGAGGAGTTGGGATGAGAGTAAGTTGAGTAATGAGTTGTTGAAGGCTGTAAAAAGAGTTGGGTACAAGACCCCTTCTCCGATTCAGATGGCAGCTATTCCCCTTGGATTGCAGCAACGTGATGTAATCGGTGTTGCTGAGACAGGTTCTGGGAAGACGGCTGCTTTTGTGATTCCCATGTTGGCTTATATAGCTAGACTACCTCCAATTAGTGAGGAGAATGAGGCCGAGGGTCCATATGCTGTTGTGATGGCACCTACTCGAGAACTTGCTCAGCAGATTGAACATGAGACTGTAAAATTGGCTCACTTTTTGGGCATTAGAGTTGTTTCTGTTGTTGGTGGCCAGTCCATTGAAGAGCAAGCGTTTAAGATTAGGCAAGGGTGTGAGGTTGTGATTGGTACTCCAGGACGTCTTATTGATTGTTTGGAGAGGCGATATATTGTTTTAAACCAGTGCAACTATGTTGTTCTTGATGAGGCCGATCGGATGATTGACATGGGTTTTGAACCTCAAGTTGTAGGAGTTCTGGATGCAATGCCGTCAACCAATTTTAAGCCAAGGAATGAGGATGAGGAACTAGATGAGAAAAAAATTTACCGCACAACTTATATGTTTAGTGCTACCATGCCCCCTGTTGTTGAGCGTCTTGCCAAGAAGTACCTGAGAAATCCTGTTGTTGTTACTGTTGGGACTACTGGAAAGGCCACAAACCTCATTACTCAACATGTAATAATGGTAAAGGAATCTGAGAAAATGTCTAGGTTGCATAAGGTTCTTGATGAACTTGGTGATAAGACTGCAATTGTCTTTGTAAATGCTAGGACGTCTGCTGATACACTTTTCAGGGCTTTGGATAAGGCACACTATCGCGTTACAACTATTCATGGTGGCAAGTTGCAGGAGAAGAGAGACATCAGCTTGGAATCTTTTCGGACAAAAAAATACAATGTCATGGTTGCCACTGATGTGGTAGGAAGAGGTATTGATATACCTGATGTTGCCCATGTCATTAATTATGATATGCCTGATAATATTCAAAAGTACACGCATCGTATTGGAAGAACTGGGCGTGCAGGAAAGACAGGCACCGCAACAACATTTTTGACTATACATGACACTGATGTATTCTATGACCTCAAGCAAATGCTTATTCAGAGTAACAGTCCTGTGCCACCAGAATTGTCAAGACACGAGGCTTCAAAATTCAAGCCTGGTTCTGTTCCTCACAAACCACTGAGACGCAATGACAGAGTCTTTGCACATTAA
- the LOC108200851 gene encoding transcription factor MYB4, with product MGRAPCCEKMGLKKGPWSSEEDQILISFIQQNGHGNWRALPKLAGLLRCGKSCRLRWINYLRPDIKRGNFSKEEEETIIELHQKLGNKWAAIAAKLPGRTDNEIKNVWHTHLKKKLKNYDQVKNESNVKMQVESENRRNSPQHSTSELSSVTDSSAKAKCVIKSEQNTELSESSKIPEIDASFWSEEFTINNQDKGVPGIIEEFQESGNVDAEMDFWCNLFSGAEDFKDLPEF from the exons ATGGGGAGAGCTCCTTGCTGTGAGAAGATGGGACTGAAGAAAGGCCCATGGAGTAGTGAAGAAGACCAAATTCTCATCTCTTTTATTCAACAAAATGGTCATGGAAACTGGAGGGCTCTTCCTAAACTAGCTG GGCTGTTAAGGTGTGGGAAGAGTTGCAGGCTGAGATGGATCAACTATTTGCGACCAGATATTAAAAGGGGAAATTTTAGCAAAGAAGAGGAAGAGACCATCATTGAACTGCATCAGAAGCTTGGTAACAA ATGGGCAGCAATTGCTGCGAAACTACCGGGGAGAACAGACAATGAAATTAAAAATGTCTGGCATACTCACTTGAAGAAAAAGCTCAAAAACTATGATCAGGTCAAAAATGAGTCGAATGTTAAAATGCAAGTGGAATCTGAGAATCGGAGGAATAGCCCACAACATTCGACTAGTGAACTATCCTCGGTCACAGACTCATCAGCCAAGGCTAAGTGTGTCATTAAGTCGGAACAAAATACAGAGTTGTCAGAGAGctcaaaaattccagaaatcGACGCAAGTTTTTGGTCCGAAGAATTCACCATAAATAATCAAGATAAAGGGGTCCCGGGGATTATCGAGGAGTTTCAGGAAAGTGGCAATGTAGATGCTGAAATGGACTTTTGGTGCAATCTTTTCAGTGGAGCTGAGGATTTTAAAGACTTGCCAGAGTTTTAA